A single Mangrovimonas sp. YM274 DNA region contains:
- a CDS encoding nucleotide pyrophosphohydrolase: MNIENAQKAVDNWIQEHGVRYFNELTNMAQLTEEVGEVARIIARRYGEQSEKESDKDKDLGEELADVVFVVLCLANQTGIDLQAAFDKKMDKKTKRDHDRHHNNEKLK; this comes from the coding sequence ATGAACATCGAAAATGCCCAAAAGGCAGTTGATAATTGGATCCAAGAGCACGGGGTAAGGTATTTTAATGAGCTAACCAATATGGCGCAGCTTACCGAGGAAGTTGGAGAAGTGGCTCGGATTATTGCTAGACGCTATGGGGAGCAGAGTGAAAAGGAAAGTGACAAGGACAAAGATTTGGGTGAAGAGTTGGCCGATGTGGTGTTCGTGGTGCTGTGTTTAGCCAATCAAACGGGTATTGATTTGCAGGCGGCATTCGATAAAAAAATGGACAAAAAAACCAAACGCGACCACGATAGGCACCATAATAATGAAAAATTAAAGTAA
- a CDS encoding bifunctional 3-deoxy-7-phosphoheptulonate synthase/chorismate mutase type II: MENKKELRSWLDNFGLEHPLVIAGPCSAETEEQLLKIAHELKDSDATVLRAGIWKPRTRPGNFEGVGALGLKWLQKAKEETGMLTTTEVANAHHVDLALEHDVDILWIGARTTVSPFIVQDIADALKGTDKTVLVKNPVNPDLSLWLGAVERFYTADIKNLGVIHRGFSTYEKTNYRNNPEWQIAVDLQNRFPDLPLILDPSHIAGRRDIIFDLCQTALDLNYDGLMIETHYDPDNAWSDAAQQITPKTLIQITKDLKIRKEFDDAAEFNNKINMMRTQIDLIDHQLIEILGKRMKIADDIGALKKSKNVAVLQSKRWNEILGKMILQGEEKNLSEEFILRVFKAIHQESINHQEKIINS, translated from the coding sequence ATGGAAAACAAGAAAGAACTTAGATCGTGGTTAGACAACTTCGGATTGGAGCATCCGTTGGTAATTGCAGGGCCATGTAGTGCGGAAACAGAGGAGCAGTTGTTGAAAATTGCACATGAATTAAAAGATAGTGATGCTACGGTATTGCGAGCAGGCATTTGGAAGCCAAGAACAAGACCAGGCAACTTTGAGGGTGTGGGAGCTTTAGGGCTTAAATGGTTGCAAAAGGCAAAGGAAGAAACAGGAATGTTAACCACCACCGAGGTTGCCAATGCCCATCACGTAGATTTGGCCTTGGAGCATGATGTAGACATTTTATGGATTGGCGCCAGAACCACGGTGAGCCCATTTATAGTTCAGGATATTGCCGATGCCCTTAAGGGAACAGATAAAACGGTGTTGGTGAAAAACCCTGTAAACCCAGACTTGTCTTTGTGGTTGGGAGCTGTTGAACGATTCTATACGGCAGATATTAAAAACTTAGGGGTGATCCATAGAGGGTTTTCTACCTATGAAAAAACAAACTACAGAAACAATCCTGAATGGCAAATAGCCGTTGATTTACAAAACCGTTTTCCAGATTTACCTCTTATTTTAGATCCTTCACATATTGCTGGAAGGCGAGACATCATTTTTGATCTTTGCCAGACTGCCTTGGATTTAAATTACGATGGTTTGATGATAGAAACCCATTACGATCCAGATAATGCATGGAGCGATGCCGCGCAACAAATCACACCAAAAACCTTGATTCAGATTACCAAAGATTTAAAGATTAGAAAGGAGTTTGACGATGCCGCCGAGTTCAACAATAAAATCAACATGATGCGTACACAAATAGACCTTATTGACCATCAATTAATTGAAATTTTGGGTAAACGCATGAAAATAGCCGATGATATTGGAGCCCTTAAAAAATCTAAAAACGTGGCCGTATTACAGTCTAAACGATGGAATGAGATTTTAGGTAAAATGATTCTTCAAGGTGAGGAGAAAAATTTAAGCGAAGAATTTATTTTGCGTGTATTTAAAGCTATTCACCAAGAGTCTATTAACCATCAAGAGAAGATTATCAATTCTTAG
- a CDS encoding 3-phosphoshikimate 1-carboxyvinyltransferase — protein MNIQLRKSVVDQTSSVTITGSKSESNRLLLLQALFPEISIENLSESDDSKVMQKALESHSKIIDIHHAGTAMRFLTAYFATKESSEVVLTGSARMKERPIQVLVDALNTLGADITYLETEGCPPLKIKGQKLTKSKVSLKANVSSQYISALLLIAPKLENGLELTLEGTITSVPYIKMTLDLLNQIGVDTKFEGNLITVAPKTSPLNTTNLTVESDWSSASYFYSIVALSALGTEIKLSSYKEHSLQGDSVLAEIYSQFGVTTTYEENEIILRKESQNLELKQFNLVNAPDIAQTIAVTCLGLGIGCELTGLHTLKIKETDRLVALKNEMEKFGAEVEITNDSLKLFPVSNLKSNPAVATYNDHRMAMAFAPLALKTELQVEDAMVVSKSFPTFWEDLAAIGFQINQ, from the coding sequence ATGAATATCCAACTCCGTAAATCGGTTGTTGATCAAACGTCGAGTGTTACCATTACAGGGTCTAAGAGCGAATCCAATAGGCTGCTATTATTGCAAGCCTTATTTCCTGAAATATCAATAGAAAATTTATCGGAATCTGATGATTCCAAGGTGATGCAAAAAGCTTTGGAATCTCATTCCAAAATTATTGATATCCATCATGCTGGTACTGCCATGCGCTTTCTTACGGCCTATTTCGCGACTAAAGAAAGCAGTGAAGTGGTGTTAACGGGTTCAGCAAGAATGAAGGAACGTCCCATTCAAGTGTTGGTGGATGCTTTGAATACCTTAGGTGCTGATATTACTTATTTGGAAACAGAAGGTTGCCCTCCTTTAAAAATCAAAGGCCAAAAGCTAACCAAATCCAAAGTGAGTTTAAAGGCTAATGTAAGTAGTCAATATATTTCAGCCTTGTTACTTATAGCTCCAAAATTGGAAAATGGTTTGGAGTTAACTTTGGAAGGAACCATTACTTCGGTACCTTACATAAAAATGACCTTGGACTTACTAAATCAAATTGGTGTAGACACCAAATTTGAAGGCAACCTTATTACAGTCGCTCCAAAAACATCCCCTTTAAATACAACAAACTTGACTGTGGAATCCGATTGGTCTTCGGCATCTTATTTCTATAGCATAGTGGCCTTGAGTGCCCTTGGTACAGAAATTAAATTGTCTTCTTACAAAGAACATTCGCTACAAGGGGATTCTGTTCTTGCTGAGATTTATTCGCAATTTGGAGTAACTACGACCTATGAAGAAAACGAGATTATTCTAAGAAAAGAATCTCAGAATCTTGAACTAAAACAATTCAATTTAGTCAATGCACCCGATATTGCACAAACTATTGCCGTTACCTGTCTAGGTTTGGGAATTGGGTGTGAGCTAACGGGACTTCACACCTTGAAAATTAAGGAAACCGATAGGTTGGTGGCATTAAAAAATGAAATGGAGAAATTTGGGGCAGAGGTGGAAATCACTAATGATTCTTTAAAATTGTTTCCAGTTTCAAATTTAAAATCAAATCCTGCAGTGGCTACTTATAATGATCATAGAATGGCTATGGCCTTTGCGCCTTTAGCTCTAAAAACAGAGTTGCAGGTTGAAGATGCTATGGTGGTTTCAAAATCCTTTCCAACGTTTTGGGAGGACTTGGCGGCTATTGGATTTCAAATAAACCAATAA
- a CDS encoding metal-dependent hydrolase: MASLFGHGMLAFTIGKVASRKVPKFLLFLAVLSAIIPDADVLGFMLGVPYESPWGHRGFTHSIVFAIIWTLFLTLAFGKKQKPIYAIVIVLSTLSHGLLDALTTGGKGVGFFIPFNNHRYFFPWRVIQGSPIGVERFFSEWGAKVIMSELLYIFAPCFIVLMFSWLKNKRA; the protein is encoded by the coding sequence ATGGCCTCTCTCTTTGGCCATGGAATGCTAGCCTTTACTATTGGTAAAGTTGCGTCCAGAAAAGTGCCCAAATTTTTATTGTTTCTAGCTGTTTTGTCAGCCATAATTCCAGATGCTGATGTGTTGGGATTTATGTTAGGGGTTCCATATGAGTCGCCATGGGGGCATCGTGGTTTTACACATTCCATTGTATTTGCTATTATTTGGACCTTGTTTCTAACCTTGGCTTTTGGTAAAAAGCAGAAGCCTATTTATGCCATCGTTATTGTATTGAGTACTTTGTCCCATGGGCTTTTGGATGCTTTAACTACTGGCGGCAAAGGTGTGGGCTTTTTTATCCCTTTTAACAATCATCGGTATTTTTTTCCTTGGAGGGTCATCCAAGGATCACCAATTGGTGTGGAACGTTTTTTTTCAGAATGGGGTGCTAAAGTGATAATGAGCGAGTTGCTTTACATTTTTGCGCCTTGTTTTATTGTTTTGATGTTCAGTTGGTTAAAAAATAAACGGGCCTAA
- the rsgA gene encoding ribosome small subunit-dependent GTPase A, whose translation MTGIVYKSTGSWYTVNTELGASYQCRMKGKFRIKGIKSTNPIAVGDVVDFELETNNDETTGVIHHIKDRKNFIVRKSVNLSKQTHVIAANIDVVFLLVTIDNPPTFTSFIDRFLVTAEAYSVPAVLLFNKIDAYDEDTLNEVRYLAHVYRKIGYECIGISAATGKNIDKVKSLMKDKVCMFAGHSGVGKSTLVNAIEPTLDLKTKEISMQHMQGQHTTTFAEMFDLEFGAKIIDTPGIKGFGVVDMDKEEVGDYFPEFFELKQHCKFNNCIHVDEPKCAVKEALENDEIAYSRYRSYLQILEGEDESYRTDNYSKE comes from the coding sequence ATGACAGGAATCGTATATAAATCTACAGGAAGTTGGTACACCGTTAATACAGAGCTCGGTGCATCCTATCAATGTAGGATGAAAGGGAAGTTTAGGATTAAGGGAATTAAGAGTACCAATCCTATTGCTGTTGGTGACGTGGTAGATTTTGAATTGGAGACCAACAATGATGAAACTACGGGGGTCATTCACCATATCAAGGATCGCAAAAACTTTATTGTCAGAAAATCGGTAAACCTTTCAAAGCAAACCCATGTTATTGCTGCCAATATTGATGTGGTATTCTTGTTGGTAACCATTGATAATCCGCCAACTTTTACAAGTTTTATCGATCGCTTTTTGGTGACTGCTGAAGCCTATTCCGTGCCAGCCGTTCTTCTATTCAATAAAATTGATGCTTACGACGAAGACACTTTGAATGAGGTGCGGTATTTGGCTCATGTGTACAGAAAGATTGGATACGAATGTATTGGTATTTCGGCAGCGACCGGGAAAAATATTGATAAGGTGAAGTCGTTAATGAAGGATAAGGTATGCATGTTTGCAGGCCATTCTGGAGTTGGAAAATCTACTTTGGTAAACGCTATAGAACCGACTTTAGATTTAAAGACTAAGGAAATTTCCATGCAGCACATGCAGGGACAGCATACCACAACGTTTGCCGAAATGTTCGATTTGGAGTTTGGAGCCAAAATAATTGATACCCCTGGAATCAAAGGGTTTGGTGTGGTGGATATGGATAAAGAGGAAGTAGGGGACTATTTTCCTGAGTTTTTTGAATTAAAACAGCATTGCAAATTCAATAACTGCATCCATGTAGATGAGCCAAAGTGCGCCGTGAAGGAAGCTTTGGAAAATGATGAAATTGCCTATTCTCGATATAGAAGTTACCTTCAAATTTTGGAAGGCGAAGACGAATCTTACCGTACAGATAACTACTCAAAAGAATAA
- a CDS encoding transglutaminase domain-containing protein, translated as MKTIVTIFIIFIVSHVSIGQEQNYDFGKVSKQQVEEKICHKDSSVNAAVLYKNEKIWFAYQQEEGFVQIREVHERIKIYNKLGYDWATKRVRLYNRSIENSEVLTSLKGYTFNVVDGKLVKDKLKKEGVFQELVNEYWKYESFTMPNVKEGSVIEYTYKIRSPYIQIDDIQFQYTIPILKYDLKVSTPQYFNYNKLFNPKSKYVPELEYSTSNGMLNLNTKDDTNRKWNKAPAFTNYHYSKVDYINNVIMASEVNIPALKEEPMLDNINNYRAKLILELKSIEYPGEPIEYFASTWEDVTKNIYDLDKFGGQLNKSGYFKEDIANLVEEGASEFKKINLIHNYVKSKVKWNGNYGVAAEKGVRKAYKEGVGNVADINLILVAMLQEMGIEANPVLVSTKNNGIPLFPTRQGFNYVICVVENDEGRVLMDATSANGAINVLPSRALHWQGRVIRENGSSNWVQLKSKVMSEETTSVKVQIQSDLSISGEVRQILTNYMAMNYRDRYIDAKDDELLKDFERDKGDVIIENIEFRDLSNTDKPFQISYDYQMQGGIEVIGETLLLNPLLFFAESENIFKQEERTYPITLDFPIRSKYMITILLPEDYELESMPENGGSEFNNGEAKFVYAINRMGNYLQILVNFDLNTTLVLPEDYEYFKNFFRSYVEKHNEKIVLKKII; from the coding sequence ATGAAAACTATTGTTACAATTTTTATAATATTTATTGTCAGTCATGTTTCGATAGGGCAAGAGCAGAATTATGATTTTGGAAAGGTTTCGAAACAACAAGTTGAAGAAAAGATCTGCCATAAAGACTCTTCTGTAAATGCTGCGGTTCTGTATAAAAATGAAAAAATTTGGTTCGCTTATCAACAAGAAGAAGGTTTTGTTCAAATAAGGGAAGTACACGAACGTATTAAGATTTACAATAAGTTAGGGTATGATTGGGCCACAAAAAGAGTAAGATTATATAATAGATCAATTGAAAACAGTGAGGTTTTAACGTCTTTAAAGGGATATACATTTAATGTGGTTGATGGTAAGTTGGTTAAGGACAAGTTGAAAAAAGAAGGAGTATTTCAAGAATTGGTCAATGAATATTGGAAATATGAGTCTTTTACAATGCCCAATGTTAAGGAAGGCAGTGTAATTGAATATACCTATAAAATAAGATCACCTTATATACAAATTGACGATATTCAATTTCAATATACTATTCCAATATTAAAATATGATTTAAAGGTAAGTACTCCTCAGTATTTTAATTATAATAAACTTTTTAATCCCAAGTCAAAATACGTTCCTGAGTTAGAGTATTCAACCTCAAATGGCATGCTAAATCTTAATACCAAGGATGATACAAATAGAAAGTGGAATAAGGCACCTGCTTTTACCAACTATCATTACTCAAAAGTAGATTATATCAATAATGTGATAATGGCAAGTGAGGTAAATATTCCTGCCTTAAAAGAGGAGCCTATGCTTGATAATATTAACAATTATAGAGCAAAATTAATTTTGGAGCTAAAGAGTATTGAATATCCGGGAGAACCAATAGAATATTTTGCTTCTACATGGGAAGATGTAACTAAAAATATTTATGACCTTGATAAGTTTGGTGGGCAATTAAATAAAAGTGGCTATTTTAAAGAAGATATAGCCAATTTGGTTGAAGAAGGAGCAAGCGAATTTAAAAAAATCAATCTCATCCATAATTACGTTAAGTCCAAAGTGAAATGGAATGGCAATTATGGTGTTGCCGCAGAAAAAGGCGTTAGGAAAGCCTATAAAGAAGGAGTAGGTAATGTTGCAGATATTAATTTAATTTTGGTGGCCATGCTACAGGAAATGGGTATTGAGGCTAATCCAGTATTGGTAAGCACTAAAAACAATGGTATCCCATTATTTCCAACGCGCCAAGGGTTTAACTATGTTATTTGTGTGGTTGAAAATGATGAAGGAAGGGTTTTGATGGATGCTACAAGTGCTAATGGAGCTATTAATGTTTTGCCATCTAGAGCTTTGCATTGGCAAGGGAGAGTAATCCGGGAAAATGGAAGTTCTAATTGGGTGCAACTAAAAAGCAAAGTAATGTCGGAAGAGACTACTTCAGTGAAAGTTCAAATACAATCAGATTTAAGTATATCCGGTGAAGTAAGACAGATTCTTACCAATTACATGGCTATGAATTATCGGGATAGATATATTGATGCAAAAGATGATGAGTTGCTGAAGGATTTTGAAAGAGATAAAGGGGATGTTATCATTGAAAATATAGAGTTTAGAGATCTCTCAAATACAGATAAACCATTTCAAATCTCTTATGATTATCAAATGCAGGGAGGAATTGAGGTGATAGGAGAAACGTTATTACTTAATCCTTTGTTATTTTTTGCAGAATCGGAAAATATCTTTAAGCAAGAAGAGAGAACCTATCCAATTACTTTGGATTTCCCAATAAGAAGTAAATATATGATCACCATATTACTTCCTGAAGACTATGAACTTGAATCAATGCCAGAAAATGGAGGAAGTGAGTTTAATAATGGGGAGGCAAAATTTGTATATGCAATAAATCGTATGGGGAATTATCTTCAGATACTTGTAAATTTTGATTTAAATACTACTTTAGTGCTTCCAGAAGATTATGAATATTTCAAGAACTTTTTTAGGTCTTATGTAGAGAAGCATAATGAAAAGATTGTACTAAAAAAAATAATATAA
- a CDS encoding DUF3857 domain-containing protein has translation MTTKLLTFLGAFFMASIVYSQEELYAAATIPSELKSKANAVVRYNDQKIEIKAYNEILVTQKRIVTVLSKAGNSDIDAVFHYGRGIDIKNLEVKIFDAYGKELKKIKEKDFQDVSAVSGGTLYSDSRVKYLDYTPISYPYTVLLDAEIEYNSTAFLPGWRPIEGFYVSTENSEYEIINSSEVEVKIKTQNFENYNITKLNNFHYKANDLSSLKPEAYSPPFKTYAPVLKAALVEFDMVGVKGVNNNWSDFGKWMFEDLLNGTDQLPDQVKQEIKELTKDSSNDLEKAKIVYKYVQDKTRYISVQVGIGGWKPMLATDVDRLGYGDCKGLSNYTYALLKEVGVDANYAVIYGGRNIRSIDKEFSSTQGNHVVLYLPNKENGVWLECTSQTNPFGFIAGFTDDRDALIVTPEGGEIIHTTIYPKEKSNQVTKARVKLLNDGSLNGEVTIKTQGYQYALHEGIQNEEPRNQDLYFKNYWDYINNLSITEMEFENDKDSILFTENIKVSAQNYASKTGNLLLVSPNIFNRVTHIPTRYRNRTLDFEIERGFVDTDEFIVEIDESLSFDALPDAVSIDTKYGFYQFSITVLNEHEILYKRTYSLNKGNYPKEEYARFRDFVASVAKNDKAKLALTLKPKK, from the coding sequence ATGACAACCAAACTACTGACCTTTTTAGGGGCTTTCTTCATGGCCTCTATAGTATATTCTCAAGAAGAACTTTATGCTGCCGCGACTATTCCCTCGGAATTGAAATCTAAGGCTAATGCTGTTGTAAGATATAATGATCAAAAAATTGAAATTAAAGCCTATAATGAAATTTTGGTTACTCAAAAAAGAATTGTGACGGTTTTAAGTAAAGCAGGTAATTCTGATATTGATGCTGTATTTCATTATGGAAGGGGGATTGATATTAAAAATTTGGAAGTGAAGATTTTTGATGCTTATGGAAAAGAGTTGAAAAAAATTAAGGAGAAGGATTTTCAGGATGTAAGCGCTGTTAGTGGAGGGACTTTGTATTCTGATAGTCGGGTTAAGTATTTGGATTACACTCCTATAAGTTATCCCTATACGGTACTGTTGGATGCTGAAATAGAATATAATTCCACAGCATTTTTGCCTGGTTGGAGACCCATTGAAGGTTTTTATGTAAGTACGGAAAATAGCGAGTATGAAATTATAAATTCTTCTGAAGTTGAAGTTAAAATTAAGACTCAAAATTTTGAAAACTATAATATTACAAAGCTTAATAATTTTCATTACAAAGCAAATGATTTAAGCTCATTAAAGCCAGAAGCTTATAGTCCTCCTTTTAAAACCTATGCCCCTGTTTTAAAGGCAGCTTTAGTTGAGTTTGATATGGTTGGGGTAAAAGGTGTTAATAATAATTGGTCAGATTTTGGTAAATGGATGTTTGAGGACTTATTAAATGGAACTGATCAATTGCCAGATCAAGTAAAACAAGAGATAAAAGAATTGACAAAAGATAGTTCAAATGATTTGGAAAAGGCAAAAATTGTCTATAAGTATGTGCAAGATAAAACTCGTTATATAAGTGTACAGGTTGGTATTGGTGGTTGGAAGCCTATGTTGGCAACCGATGTTGATCGCTTGGGCTATGGAGATTGTAAAGGCTTGTCTAATTACACCTATGCTTTGCTGAAAGAGGTAGGAGTTGATGCTAATTATGCCGTTATTTATGGGGGGAGAAATATAAGAAGTATAGATAAAGAATTTTCTTCTACACAAGGAAATCATGTAGTGTTATATCTTCCAAATAAAGAGAATGGTGTGTGGTTGGAATGTACTAGTCAAACAAATCCTTTTGGTTTTATTGCAGGTTTTACAGATGATAGAGATGCTTTGATAGTGACACCTGAAGGAGGTGAAATAATCCATACAACGATATATCCTAAAGAGAAAAGCAATCAGGTTACTAAAGCTAGAGTAAAACTGCTTAATGATGGATCCTTAAATGGGGAAGTAACCATTAAAACCCAAGGATATCAGTATGCTTTGCATGAGGGGATTCAGAATGAAGAACCCAGGAATCAGGATTTGTATTTTAAAAACTATTGGGATTATATCAATAATTTATCAATAACCGAAATGGAGTTTGAGAATGATAAAGATAGTATTCTTTTTACTGAAAATATTAAGGTTTCCGCACAGAATTATGCCTCAAAAACAGGTAATCTTTTATTGGTTAGTCCTAATATATTCAATAGGGTAACTCACATACCTACACGATATAGAAATAGAACTTTAGATTTTGAAATTGAAAGGGGCTTTGTTGATACTGATGAGTTTATAGTTGAAATCGACGAATCCCTAAGTTTTGATGCGTTACCAGATGCGGTAAGCATTGATACTAAGTATGGTTTCTATCAATTTTCAATAACGGTGCTTAATGAGCATGAAATACTTTACAAGCGGACTTATAGCTTAAATAAAGGAAATTATCCTAAAGAAGAATATGCCAGGTTTAGAGACTTTGTGGCCTCTGTGGCAAAAAATGATAAAGCTAAACTGGCATTAACTTTAAAACCTAAAAAGTAA
- the dtd gene encoding D-aminoacyl-tRNA deacylase has product MKAVIQRVSQSSVTIEGEQVANIKTGLLILLGIVDEDTREDIDWLSKKIANLRIFPDENEVMNKSLIDVDGDAIVVSQFTLHASTKKGNRPSYINAAKPDVAIPLYEAFVAKFETDLGKTVGTGEFGADMKVALVNDGPVTIIIDTKDKV; this is encoded by the coding sequence ATGAAAGCAGTCATTCAAAGAGTATCACAATCCAGTGTCACTATTGAAGGAGAGCAAGTGGCTAATATTAAAACTGGCCTTTTGATATTATTGGGAATTGTAGATGAGGATACTCGAGAGGACATAGACTGGCTTTCCAAGAAGATTGCCAACCTTCGAATTTTTCCAGATGAGAATGAGGTGATGAACAAATCTTTGATTGATGTGGATGGAGATGCTATTGTTGTTAGCCAGTTTACTTTGCATGCCAGTACAAAAAAAGGAAATCGTCCTAGTTATATTAATGCAGCGAAACCAGATGTTGCCATTCCTTTGTACGAAGCTTTTGTGGCCAAATTTGAAACCGATTTAGGTAAAACTGTTGGAACGGGAGAGTTTGGTGCCGATATGAAAGTTGCATTGGTAAATGATGGTCCCGTAACCATTATAATTGATACAAAAGACAAAGTGTAA
- a CDS encoding DUF3857 domain-containing protein, producing MKKVLTTLLILFLSYVQYAQDYDFGKVSKQELEEKICPQDSSANAVVLYKNEKISFEYIQGEGFMQNREVHERIKIYNKEGFNWATKKVRLYNRSAANSESLSSLKGYTFNLIGGKIEKDKLKKEGMFEEFANKYWKFESFTMPNVKEGCVIEYSYQIKSPYLQIDDIDFQYNIPILKYDLKISTPEYYMYNKLLNPKSRYIPKFDMTKVHNSFTIHSKERSGSGWGVSKTEFSQSKTDYLDNVITSSEENIPALKDEPLVDNINNYRAKLILELTAIKYPNKPLETFSSTWEKVTKRIYDSDEFGAQLDKTGYFEEDLEALIGGETNDAKKIALIFEYVKRKVKWNGYYGYRTENGVRKAYKEGSGNIGDINLMLISMLRSAKINANPVLVSTKNNGIPLFPTRQGFNYVICMIEDVNFNVLLDATSAYSTINVLPVRTLNWQGRVIRENGSSAWIDLQPSINSDETVLLNMTINPDLTVEGKVRENYTNYVAMLHRNRYANVSHDDLIKMFEKNKGEIVIENLEPNNVKDVDKPLQITYDFQSNDGIEEIAGKLYFSPMLFLATLENPFKQTKRNYPITMDFPVGTKYMVNIVIPEGYEVETIPESSAVDFNNGAAKLTYVVRQNGKYLQLLVNLDLNTTLVLPEDYENFKSFFKSSVEKQNEKVVLKKII from the coding sequence ATGAAAAAGGTTCTTACAACATTATTGATTTTATTCTTGAGCTATGTGCAATATGCTCAAGATTATGATTTTGGAAAAGTTTCAAAACAAGAACTTGAAGAGAAAATCTGCCCTCAAGACTCTTCAGCTAATGCTGTAGTGTTATATAAGAATGAAAAAATAAGTTTTGAGTATATTCAAGGAGAAGGATTTATGCAAAATAGGGAAGTCCATGAGCGCATAAAAATTTATAACAAAGAAGGTTTTAATTGGGCCACAAAAAAAGTGAGACTTTACAATAGGTCTGCTGCGAATTCAGAATCATTATCTTCATTAAAAGGATATACTTTTAACCTTATAGGAGGTAAGATAGAAAAAGATAAGTTGAAAAAGGAAGGCATGTTTGAAGAGTTTGCTAATAAGTACTGGAAATTTGAATCCTTCACTATGCCAAATGTAAAAGAAGGTTGTGTAATTGAATATTCCTACCAAATTAAATCACCTTATTTGCAAATTGATGATATTGATTTTCAGTATAATATTCCAATTCTGAAGTACGATTTGAAGATTAGTACTCCAGAATACTATATGTACAATAAATTGCTAAATCCTAAATCTAGATACATTCCAAAGTTTGATATGACAAAAGTGCATAATAGCTTTACAATTCATAGTAAAGAAAGAAGTGGGAGTGGATGGGGTGTATCCAAAACAGAATTTAGTCAATCAAAGACGGATTATTTGGACAACGTTATAACATCAAGTGAAGAGAATATTCCTGCGTTAAAGGATGAACCTTTAGTGGACAATATCAATAATTACAGAGCAAAACTAATTTTGGAGCTAACAGCTATTAAATATCCTAATAAACCTTTGGAGACTTTCTCTTCAACTTGGGAAAAAGTGACCAAAAGGATTTATGACAGTGACGAGTTTGGAGCACAATTAGATAAGACAGGATATTTCGAAGAGGACCTTGAAGCTTTAATAGGAGGTGAAACAAATGATGCAAAAAAGATTGCTCTTATTTTTGAGTATGTAAAAAGAAAAGTAAAATGGAATGGGTATTATGGCTATAGAACAGAGAATGGCGTTCGTAAAGCTTATAAAGAAGGCTCGGGAAATATAGGCGATATAAATTTAATGTTGATCTCTATGCTGCGCAGTGCAAAAATTAATGCAAATCCTGTTTTGGTGAGTACTAAAAATAATGGTATCCCTCTTTTTCCTACACGCCAAGGGTTTAATTATGTAATTTGTATGATTGAAGATGTGAATTTTAATGTCCTATTGGATGCAACAAGTGCCTACAGTACAATAAATGTGTTGCCAGTGAGAACTTTAAATTGGCAAGGAAGAGTCATTAGGGAAAATGGAAGTTCTGCTTGGATTGATTTGCAGCCTAGTATTAATTCCGATGAAACCGTGCTCTTAAACATGACAATAAATCCGGATTTAACAGTTGAAGGAAAAGTTCGTGAAAATTACACCAATTATGTTGCAATGCTTCATCGAAATAGATATGCCAATGTAAGTCATGACGATTTGATTAAGATGTTTGAGAAAAATAAGGGGGAGATTGTTATTGAAAATCTAGAGCCGAATAATGTGAAAGATGTAGATAAGCCTCTACAAATTACATATGACTTTCAATCAAATGACGGTATTGAAGAAATTGCAGGGAAGCTTTATTTTTCACCGATGCTATTTTTAGCAACACTGGAAAACCCTTTTAAACAAACCAAAAGAAATTATCCAATTACAATGGATTTTCCAGTTGGGACAAAATATATGGTTAATATTGTGATACCTGAGGGGTATGAGGTTGAAACGATACCTGAGAGTAGCGCTGTCGATTTTAATAACGGAGCGGCCAAATTAACTTATGTGGTAAGGCAAAATGGCAAGTATCTTCAATTGCTTGTAAATTTAGATTTAAATACTACTTTGGTATTGCCTGAAGACTATGAAAATTTTAAAAGCTTTTTTAAATCTAGTGTAGAAAAGCAGAATGAAAAAGTTGTGCTAAAGAAAATAATATGA